In Stigmatopora nigra isolate UIUO_SnigA chromosome 11, RoL_Snig_1.1, whole genome shotgun sequence, the following proteins share a genomic window:
- the vgll3 gene encoding transcription cofactor vestigial-like protein 3, whose product MSCLDVMYHQSYGAHLLPAEAYKSTCYNHHYQQQQQQQQQQRRLNVHCKMHNCSVQQQGEERGTLSRDQSLRPSPGIESGCVSLHNLESKDGTQPAGAEYLNSRCILFTYFQGDISDVVDEHFSRALSQSAELNRETKPIRMTQTVAPSAAGSWKDGGSLPEGQSSPTWSSSYQSHAATSLPPVSVSVHPEFSPSPISLNHADGGLWAGHVLSQASLQPLASLTDSWTYSLNPQGTSGYPNVHDIYHPHPHGHIHTRHPHHHRPMFHSYPSHGSPLESRFNPLLLPSVRNQSQSAASAGSSPHSETTKTDMEASSSSPIMASSIPWTPSPIHGSLELYDSAHDQTKAKSSVWF is encoded by the exons ATGAGCTGCCTGGATGTGATGTACCACCAAAGCTATGGAGCACACCTCCTCCCTGCAGAAGCCTATAAGTCTACATGCTACAACCACCACTaccagcaacagcagcaacaacaacaacaacag AGGAGGCTGAATGTTCACTGTAAGATGCACAACTGTTCGGTCCAGCAACAAGGTGAAGAGCGAGGAACATTATCCAGAGATCAAAGTCTCCGTCCTTCTCCTGGAATCGAATCTGGATGTGTATCATTGCATAACTTGGAATCCAAAGACGGAACTCAACCAGCAGGTGCGGAGTACCTCAACTCCCGATGCATATTGTTCACTTACTTCCAAGGGGACATCAGTGACGTGGTGGACGAACACTTTTCTCGGGCCCTGAGTCAGTCGGCTGAACTGAACAGGGAGACCAAACCAATCCGGATGACTCAGACGGTTGCCCCAAGTGCTGCCGGATCATGGAAAG ATGGCGGCTCACTCCCGGAGGGTCAGAGCAGTCCAACTTGGAGCAGCTCCTACCAATCCCATGCTGCGACCTCCCTCCCTCCTGTCTCGGTTTCAGTCCACCCCGAATTCTCCCCGAGTCCCATTTCTCTCAACCACGCCGACGGAGGTCTTTGGGCTGGCCACGTGCTCTCTCAAGCCAGCCTCCAACCCCTGGCTAGTCTTACAGACAGCTGGACCTACAGCCTAAATCCTCAAGGCACAAGTGGCTACCCCAATGTTCACGATATCTACCATCCTCACCCCCACGGCCACATCCACACGCGACATCCCCATCACCACCGGCCTATGTTTCATTCATATCCAAGCCATGGCTCACCACTGGAGTCAAGATTTAATCCTCTTCTGCTGCCCAGTGTGAGGAACCAAAGTCAATCAGCAGCCAGCGCAGGGAGTTCCCCCCACAGCGAGACCACGAAGACTGACATGGAAGCCAGCAGCAGTAGCCCAATCATGGCTTCATCCATTCCATGGACCCCTTCACCAATTCATGGATCCCTGGAGTTATATGATTCAG CTCACGATCAGACAAAAGCAAAGTCATCGGTTTGGTTCTAA
- the edar gene encoding tumor necrosis factor receptor superfamily member EDAR produces MPQRREAAKTIFLSSIVVCWMFASAEYSSCGEYEFLNLSNNSCQACPQCQPGQEPHMTCGYGVKDEDFSCVPCAPGKYSKGKYEICRRHKDCDALYKATVRTVGTQDSDAECGPCLLGYYMLDNRPRNLYGMVCHSCQNAPPNTKECMQSNEPVQKSQLEIDSTTVFPHLQKDPTGQSHLATALIIAMSTIFVMAIAIVLIIMFYMLKAKPSGQTCCNGQVKSVDAQINKQEDKKDIPEKVVMYSEKDEFDKLQASPQKTAKSENDASSENEQLLGRSIDSDEEDKQGSTAERKTLPPDLGLNNMGNKPDLCLLTLGVQDSDSSCNGTTNVPSRANSNLNNPSQMSNVNHISSTNHVNIVTAINNSNKNPGMLQSRRKKILDLYTTVCNVTDGLSPTELPFDCLEKASRMLSSSYSSEAAVVKTWRHLAESFGLKRDEIGGMSDGLQLFERVSTAGYSIPDLLTRLVQIERLDAVESVCSDVLGGNDIATQGSRQGINSFHSQLVCPSPCQQPSQRCASV; encoded by the exons ATGCCACAGAGGAGAGAAGCGGCAAAAACCATCTTCCTGTCCTCAATTGTG GTGTGTTGGATGTTTGCGAGTGCAGAGTATTCCAGCTGTGGAGAGTATGAATTCTTAAACCTGAGCAATAACAGCTGTCAGGCATGTCCTCAATGCCAGCCAGGACAAGAGCCACACATG ACTTGTGGCTATGGTGTGAAGGATGAAGATTTTTCTTGTGTACCATGTGCACCTGGGAAATACTCCAAAGGTAAATATGAGATCTGTAGACGACACAAAGACTGCGATGCTCTCTACAAAGCCACGGTGCGCACTGTGGGTACGCAGGACAGCGATGCAGAGTGTGGACCTTGTTTACTTGG GTATTACATGCTGGACAATAGGCCAAGAAATCTCTATGGGATGGTTTGCCATTCCTGCCAGAACGCACCACCTAACACCAAAGAAT GCATGCAGTCTAATGAGCCAGTACAAAAATCTCAACTGGAGATTGACAGCACCACTGTGTTCCCCCATCTTCAAAAAG ATCCAACAGGACAAAGTCATTTGGCAACAGCTCTCATTATCGCCATGTCAACCATCTTTGTCATGGCAATTGCCATTGTTCTCATCATTATGTTTTACATGCTGAAGGCCAAGCCAAGCGGCCAGA CATGCTGCAATGGGCAAGTGAAATCAGTTGACGCTCAGATCAACAAACAAGAGGACAAGAAAGACATTCCTG aaaAAGTGGTGATGTACTCGGAAAAAGATGAGTTTGACAAACTTCAGGCATCACCTCAGAAGACAGCCAAGAG TGAGAATGATGCCTCGTCCGAGAATGAGCAGCTATTGGGCCGGAGCATCGACAGCGACGAAGAGGACAAGCAGGGTTCCACTGCAGAAAGAAAGACCCTGCCTCCCGATTTAGGCCTCAACAACATGGGGAACAAACCCGACCTTtgcctgctgactttgggcgtgCAGGATAGTGATAGCTCCTGCAATGGGACCACCAACGTCCCATCTCGCGCCAACAGCAACCTCAACAATCCCAGCCAAATGAGCAATGTCAACCACATCTCCAGCACTAACCACGTCAACATTGTGACCGCAATCAACAATAGTAATAAAAACCCTGGG ATGTTACAGAGTCGCAGGAAAAAGATCCTGGATCTGTATACAACAGTATGCAATGTGACTGATG GCCTAAGCCCTACAGAACTACCATTCGACTGCCTGGAGAAAGCCAGCCGCATGTTAAGCTCCTCCTATAGCAGCGAGGCTGCTGTGGTCAAGACCTGGAGGCACTTGGCCGAGAGCTTCGGCTTGAAGCGCGATGAAATCGGCGGCATGAGCGACGGCCTGCAGCTATTTGAAAGGGTGAGCACGGCGGGTTACAGCATCCCCGACCTGCTCACCCGCTTAGTGCAGATCGAGAGGCTGGACGCCGTCGAGTCAGTGTGCTCGGATGTTCTTGGAGGCAACGACATAGCCACGCAGGGTAGTCGACAAGGCATCAACAGTTTCCATAGCCAGCTGGTATGCCCATCACCATGCCAGCAACCCTCACAACGCTGCGCCAGTGTTTGA